One genomic region from Oncorhynchus clarkii lewisi isolate Uvic-CL-2024 chromosome 21, UVic_Ocla_1.0, whole genome shotgun sequence encodes:
- the LOC139378622 gene encoding DNA/RNA-binding protein KIN17-like isoform X1 produces MGKEGFLSPKAIGNRIKAKGLQKLRWYCQMCQKQCRDENGFKCHCMSESHQRQLLLASEDPNKIMDNFSQEFKKDFIELIKRRFGTKRVQNNIVYNEYINDREHVHMNSTQWETLTEFTKWLGKEGFCKVDETPKGWYIQYIDRDPETIRRQEELERKKKQDLDDQERSAKFIEEQVRRGQGGREPEEAPVFTELKRESEEEKITFNLAKGSCSSADGPSKASVALGPSALKAAGSGKRKDAPSTSEAKEKKKKSALDEIMEMEEQKKRSVRADHWLHPGIVIKVVTKRLGEKYHKKKGVIKEVQDKYTAVVKMIDSGDKLKLDQSHLETVIPAPGKRVLVLNGVYRDTEALLDSIDERKFSATLTLDSVRTRHKMALVMQQFLPFGGGIDVWYSKCFGMI; encoded by the exons ATGGGGAAAGAGGGTTTTCTAAGCCCAAAGGCGATCGGGAATAGGATTAAAGCAAAAGGTCTTCAAAAATTGCGATGGTATTGTCAAATGTGCCAGAAACAATGTCGAGACGAG AATGGCTTCAAATGCCACTGCATGTCCGAGTCCCACCAGAGACAACTGCTGCTGGCCTCGGAGGACCCCAACAAGATCATGGACAACTTCTCACA GGAGTTCAAGAAGGACTTTATTGAGCTGATTAAAAGACGCTTTG gaaccAAGAGAGTGCAAAACAACATTGTCTATAACGAGTACATCAATGACAGAGAGCATGTCCATATGAACTCCACCCAGTGGGAGACTCTCACTGAATTCACCAAGTGGCTGGGGAAAGAGG GTTTCTGTAAGGTGGACGAGACGCCCAAAGGCTGGTACATCCAGTACATCGACCGTGACCCAGAGACCATCCGGAGGCAGGAGGAGCTGGAGAGGAAGAAGAAGCAGGACCTCGATGACCAGGAGCGCAGTGCCAAGTTCATAGAGGAGCAGGTCCGCCGAGGCCAAGGAGGCAGGGAGCCAGAG GAAGCACCGGTTTTCACTGAGTTGAAACGAGAAAGTGAAGAAGAGAAAA TTACCTTCAATCTGGCCAAGGGCTCCTGTTCCTCTGCGGATGGCCCATCTAAAGCCAG TGTGGCCCTGGGTCCCAGTGCCCTTAAGGCAGCAGGATCAGGGAAAAGGAAAGATGCGCCCTCCACCTCAGAAGccaaagagaagaagaagaaatcaGCCCTGGATGAGATCATGGAG ATGGAGGAGCAGAAGAAGAGGTCTGTGAGAGCGGACCACTGGCTGCACCCCGGCATCGTAATCAAAGTTGTTACCAAGAGACTGGGGGAGAAATACCACAAGAAGAAAGGAGTCATCAAG GAGGTGCAGGATAAATACACAGCCGTTGTGAAGATGATTGACTCAGGGGACAAACTGAAACTAGACCAGAGTCACCTGGAGACGGTCATCCCTGCACCAG GTAAACGGGTCCTGGTTCTGAACGGTGtgtacagagacacagaggcccTACTGGACTCCATAGACGAGAGAAAGTTCAGTGCCACCCTCACACTTGACTCGGTAAGGACCAGGCACAAAATGGCTCTCGTCATGCAACAGTTTCTACCGTTTGGTGGTGGAATAGATGTTTGGTATAGCAAATGCTTTGGGATGATATGA
- the LOC139378621 gene encoding inter-alpha-trypsin inhibitor heavy chain H2-like isoform X1, with translation MRRLALLLGLLALHQTHCFEFVVEGEWETETSLDEPHGRFKRAILTSEEQEDFEAIRGDDITVKSYKVESRITSRFCHTTVKSSVVNSGPNAQSIGFNVQIPKQAFITNFTMNVNGITFVGSVKEKTVARNLYAQARARGKAAGLVRANSQDMEIFKTEVHVPPGSKIEFELHYQEMMQRKLGFYEHSLYLQPGRLVPQFQVDVYIYEPSGIASVETLNTLGEHFSGMAKLTSSKDKAHVVFKPSLQQQRKCENCTTSAIDGIFTVKYDVLRDSNAGELHVSDGHFVHFFAPANLSPLPKNIVFVIDVSGSMWGVKMKQTVEAMQTILDDLTMDDYFSIVDFNHNVRCWSEELVPGSTIQVAEAKKYIQNIKPNGGTNINEALMRAVQMLVKASNQGMIDPRSVSMIMLVSDGDPTVGEIKLSAIQKNVKKVMREEFSLFSLGIGFDVDYDFLERIAMENRGVAQRIYTSHDASDQIRRFYSQVSSPLLRKITVQFPEDSVSDVTQNHFDKYFSGSELVVAGKVLPSESTTLNSFTTASADRLDLSLQTEADYLELDAALAQQQHAFTGFARQMWAHITVNQLLVERSLAPTAGHKRKITQRILTLAVEHQFVTPLTALLVESEEGKERLLADSPNDPKQGCCAGGSGMAALGGRTPVQMVHSIPPWVQRTTPAPPSHAERPLPDHITIVENDPHFIVHLPKNNMDICFNIDSEPGHILNLVSDPGAGVVVNGQLVGSKRVGVEEKEKVNTYFGTISVFYQPDGIRVSVSTDRIDLTHGRNNHSFTWGATTDITQDRVKVSIVKDSKVMVTVDDKITVMVLLHRVWKKHPTHVDFLGLYIPNNNQYSSQAHGLIGQFGQEPEVRVFNLHQGADPLKKEATMQVKGNKLVVTRGWQKDYRRDKKRGSDVFCWFIHNSGKGFIDGHYTNYIVPRLDSFLPLPL, from the exons ATGAGACGCCTGGCTCTCCTCCTAGGCCTGCTGGCCCTACACCAAACCCACTGCTTTGAGTTTGTGGTCGAGGGCGAGTGGGAGACGGAAACG TCATTAGATGAACCACATGGACGATTTAAG aGGGCGATATTGACCAGTGAGGAGCAGGAAGACTTTGAG GCCATCCGGGGTGATGACATCACAGTTAAGAGCTACAAGGTGGAGAGCCGCATCACGTCGCGGTTCTGCCACACCACGGTCAAGAGCTCTGTGGTCAACTCTGGTCCAAATGCCCAGAGCATTGGCTTCAACGTCCAGATCCCCAAACAAGCCTTCATCACCAACTTCACCAT GAATGTGAATGGGATCACGTTTGTGGGCTCAGTGAAGGAGAAGACTGTGGCTAGGAACCTCTACGCTCAGGCTAGAGCCAGAGGGAAGGCCGCAGGCCTCGTCAG GGCTAACTCCCAGGACATGGAGATCTTTAAGACGGAGGTCCACGTGCCTCCCGGCAGTAAGATAGAGTTTGAGTTGCACTACCAGGAAATGATGCAGAGGAAGCTGGGCTTCTATGAACATTCACTATACCTGCAGCCTGGACGACTGGTGCCCCAGTTCCAG GTGGACGTGTATATCTATGAGCCCAGCGGCATCGCCTCTGTGGAGACACTCAACACCTTGGGAGAGCATTTCAGCGGCATGGCCAAACTCACCTCCTCGAAGGACAAGGCTCACGTGGTGTTCAAGCCCTCGCTCCAGCAGCAAAGGAAGTGCGAGAACTGCACCACCAGCGCTATCGATGGCATCTTTACCGTCAAATACGACGTCCTGAGAGACAGCAATGCCGGGGAACTACAT GTTTCTGACGGGCATTTTGTGCATTTCTTCGCCCCGGCCAACCTCTCCCCCCTTCCTAAAAACATTGTATTCGTCATTGATGTCAGTGGATCTATGTGGGGAGTCAAGATGAAGCAG actgtggAGGCTATGCAGACCATATTGGATGACCTGACCATGGATGACTACTTCAGCATAGTTGACTTCAACCACAACGTGCGCTGCTGGAGTGAGGAGCTGGTTCCAGGCAGCACCATACAGGTGGCTGAGGCCAAGAAATACATCCAGAACATCAAACCCAACggag GCACCAATATCAATGAGGCATTGATGAGGGCGGTGCAGATGCTGGTGAAGGCGTCCAATCAGGGCATGATTGACCCACGCTCTGTCTCCATGATCATGCTGGTGTCTGATGGAGACCCCACTGTTG GAGAGATCAAGCTCAGCGCCATCCAGAAGAATGTGAAGAAGGTCATGAGGGAGgagttctctctcttctcattggGCATCGGCTTCGATGTCGACTACGACTTCCTGGAACGCATCGCCATGGAGAATAGGGGCGTGGCCCAGAGGATCTACACCAGCCACGACGCCTCAGATCAGATACGG CGGTTCTACAGCCaggtctcgtctcctctcctgagGAAGATCACAGTTCAGTTCCCAGAGGACTCTGTCTCTGACGTCACACAGAACCACTTTGACAAGTACTTCAGTGGCTCAGAGCTGGTGGTGGCTGGGAAGGTGCTGCCCTCTGAGTCCACTACTCTTAACAGCTTCACCACTGCATCCGCT gATCGTCTGGACCTGTCCCTACAGACTGAAGCCGACTACCTGGAGCTAGACGCTGCGCTGGCCCAGCAGCAGCATGCCTTCACTGGCTTTGCCAGACAGATGTGGGCCCACATCACTGTCAACCAGCTACTGGtcgagag GTCCCTGGCCCCCACTGCTGGTCACAAGAGGAAGATCACACAGAGGATCCTGACCCTGGCTGTGGAGCACCAGTTTGTCACACCCCTCACTGCCCTACTGGTGGAGAGTGAGGAGGGCAAGGAGAGGTTGCTCGCTGACTCCCCTAATGACCCCAAACAGGGCTGCTGTGCAG gaggATCTGGTATGGCTGCTCTCGGAGGAAGGACTCCAGTGCAGATGGTTCACAGCATCCCCCCCTGGGTCCAGAGGACCACCCCTGCCCCCCCTAGCCACGCCGAGAGGCCCCTACCAGATCACATCACCATAG TGGAGAACGACCCTCACTTCATCGTCCACCTGCCTAAAAACAACATGGACATCTGCTTCAACATCGACTCAGAGCCTGGACACATCCTCAATCTGGTGTCAGACCCTGGTGCAG GCGTGGTGGTGAATGGCCAGTTGGTTGGCTCTAAGAGGGTcggggtggaggagaaggagaaggtgaACACGTACTTTGGCACCATATCAGTGTTCTACCAGCCTGACGGCATCAGAGTGTCAGTCAGCACCGACCGTATCGACCTGACTCACGGCAGGAACAACCACTCCTTCACCTGGGGAGCCACGACCGACATCACCCAGGACCG GGTGAAGGTTTCCATAGTGAAGGACTCCAAGGTGATGGTGACGGTGGATGACAAGATCACTGTGATGGTGCTGCTACATCGTGTGTGGAAGAAACACCCAACCCACGTGGACTTCCTGGGCCTCTATATCCCCAACAACAACCAGTACTCCTCTCAGGCCCACGGCCTTATAG gtcagttTGGCCAGGAGCCAGAGGTGAGGGTGTTTAACCTGCACCAGGGAGCTGACCCTCTGAAGAAGGAGGCCACCATGCAGGTGAAGGGCAACAAGCTGGTCGTCACCAG GGGCTGGCAGAAGGACTACAGGCGGGATAAGAAACGTGGATCTGACGTCTTCTGCTGGTTCATCCACAACAGTGGCAAAGGCTTCATCGACGGCCATTACACCAACTACATCGTCCCGCGACTCGACAGCTTCCTGCCGCTCCCGCTCTGA
- the LOC139378619 gene encoding ATP synthase subunit gamma, mitochondrial-like isoform X2 — MFARTSALVFLPQCGQVRNMATLKDITIRLKSIKNIQKITKSMKMVAAAKYARAERQLKPARVYGNGAVALYEKAEIKAPEGVANKHLLIGVSSDRGLCGAVHSNVAKAIKAKIATLTGEGKEVMVVNVGDKLRNILQRTHSNYLLLSCKEVGRKPPTFTDASIVATELLNMGFEFDQGAVIYNRFRSVISYKTDEKPIFSIDTVANSENMGIYDDIDADVLRNYQEFALVNIIYFGLKESTTSEQSARMTAMDSASKNASEMIDKLTLTFNRTRQAVITKELIEIISGAAAL, encoded by the exons ATGTTCGCTAGGACTAGCGCGTTGGTTTTCCTCCCACAATG TGGGCAGGTCAGGAACATGGCTACCTTGAAGGACA TCACCATCCGTTTGAAGTCCATCAAGAACATCCAAAAGATCACCAAGTCCATGAAGATGGTGGCCGCTGCTAAGTATGCCCGCGCTGAGAGGCAGCTGAAGCCCGCCCGCGTCTATGGAAACGGCGCCGTGG CCCTGTACGAGAAGGCTGAGATCAAGGCCCCAGAGGGAGTGGCCAACAAGCACCTCTTGATCGGTGTGTCGTCTGACCGTGGTCTCTGTGGCGCCGTCCATTCCAACGTGGCCAAGGCCATCAAGGCCAAGATTGCTACCCTCACCGGCGAGGGCAAGGAGGTGATGGTAGTTAATGTGGGGGACAAGCTGAGGAACATCCTGCAGAG gacacATAGCAATTACCTGCTGCTCAGCTGCAAGGAGGTGGGCCGCAAGCCCCCCACCTTTACCGACGCTTCCATCGTCGCCACAGAGCTGCTCAACATGGGCTTCGAGTTTGACCAGGGTGCTGTCATCTACAACAGATTCAG GTCTGTGATCTCCTACAAGACTGACGAGAAGCCCATCTTCTCCATTGATACTGTTGCTAATTCAG AGAACATGGGCATCTATGATGACATTGATGCTGACGTGCTGAGGAACTACCAGGAGTTTGCCCTGGTCAACATCATCTACTTTGGCCTGAAGGAGTCCACAACCAGCGAGCAGAGTGCCAGGATGACCGCTATGGACAGCGCCAGCAAGAACGCCT CTGAGATGATTGACAAGCTGACCCTCACCTTCAACCGTACCAGGCAGGCTGTCATCACCAAGGAGCTCATTGAGATCATCTCTGGAGCTGCTGCCCT ATAA
- the LOC139378619 gene encoding ATP synthase subunit gamma, mitochondrial-like isoform X3: MFARTSALVFLPQCGQVRNMATLKDITIRLKSIKNIQKITKSMKMVAAAKYARAERQLKPARVYGNGAVALYEKAEIKAPEGVANKHLLIGVSSDRGLCGAVHSNVAKAIKAKIATLTGEGKEVMVVNVGDKLRNILQRTHSNYLLLSCKEVGRKPPTFTDASIVATELLNMGFEFDQGAVIYNRFRSVISYKTDEKPIFSIDTVANSENMGIYDDIDADVLRNYQEFALVNIIYFGLKESTTSEQSARMTAMDSASKNASEMIDKLTLTFNRTRQAVITKELIEIISGAAAL, encoded by the exons ATGTTCGCTAGGACTAGCGCGTTGGTTTTCCTCCCACAATG TGGGCAGGTCAGGAACATGGCTACCTTGAAGGACA TCACCATCCGTTTGAAGTCCATCAAGAACATCCAAAAGATCACCAAGTCCATGAAGATGGTGGCCGCTGCTAAGTATGCCCGCGCTGAGAGGCAGCTGAAGCCCGCCCGCGTCTATGGAAACGGCGCCGTGG CCCTGTACGAGAAGGCTGAGATCAAGGCCCCAGAGGGAGTGGCCAACAAGCACCTCTTGATCGGTGTGTCGTCTGACCGTGGTCTCTGTGGCGCCGTCCATTCCAACGTGGCCAAGGCCATCAAGGCCAAGATTGCTACCCTCACCGGCGAGGGCAAGGAGGTGATGGTAGTTAATGTGGGGGACAAGCTGAGGAACATCCTGCAGAG gacacATAGCAATTACCTGCTGCTCAGCTGCAAGGAGGTGGGCCGCAAGCCCCCCACCTTTACCGACGCTTCCATCGTCGCCACAGAGCTGCTCAACATGGGCTTCGAGTTTGACCAGGGTGCTGTCATCTACAACAGATTCAG GTCTGTGATCTCCTACAAGACTGACGAGAAGCCCATCTTCTCCATTGATACTGTTGCTAATTCAG AGAACATGGGCATCTATGATGACATTGATGCTGACGTGCTGAGGAACTACCAGGAGTTTGCCCTGGTCAACATCATCTACTTTGGCCTGAAGGAGTCCACAACCAGCGAGCAGAGTGCCAGGATGACCGCTATGGACAGCGCCAGCAAGAACGCCT CTGAGATGATTGACAAGCTGACCCTCACCTTCAACCGTACCAGGCAGGCTGTCATCACCAAGGAGCTCATTGAGATCATCTCTGGAGCTGCTGCCCTGTGA
- the LOC139378622 gene encoding DNA/RNA-binding protein KIN17-like isoform X2: protein MGKEGFLSPKAIGNRIKAKGLQKLRWYCQMCQKQCRDENGFKCHCMSESHQRQLLLASEDPNKIMDNFSQEFKKDFIELIKRRFGTKRVQNNIVYNEYINDREHVHMNSTQWETLTEFTKWLGKEGFCKVDETPKGWYIQYIDRDPETIRRQEELERKKKQDLDDQERSAKFIEEQVRRGQGGREPEEAPVFTELKRESEEEKITFNLAKGSCSSADGPSKASVALGPSALKAAGSGKRKDAPSTSEAKEKKKKSALDEIMEMEEQKKRSVRADHWLHPGIVIKVVTKRLGEKYHKKKGVIKEVQDKYTAVVKMIDSGDKLKLDQSHLETVIPAPGKRVLVLNGVYRDTEALLDSIDERKFSATLTLDSGRMKGRRVDGIAYEDFSKIAGSIMTSVT, encoded by the exons ATGGGGAAAGAGGGTTTTCTAAGCCCAAAGGCGATCGGGAATAGGATTAAAGCAAAAGGTCTTCAAAAATTGCGATGGTATTGTCAAATGTGCCAGAAACAATGTCGAGACGAG AATGGCTTCAAATGCCACTGCATGTCCGAGTCCCACCAGAGACAACTGCTGCTGGCCTCGGAGGACCCCAACAAGATCATGGACAACTTCTCACA GGAGTTCAAGAAGGACTTTATTGAGCTGATTAAAAGACGCTTTG gaaccAAGAGAGTGCAAAACAACATTGTCTATAACGAGTACATCAATGACAGAGAGCATGTCCATATGAACTCCACCCAGTGGGAGACTCTCACTGAATTCACCAAGTGGCTGGGGAAAGAGG GTTTCTGTAAGGTGGACGAGACGCCCAAAGGCTGGTACATCCAGTACATCGACCGTGACCCAGAGACCATCCGGAGGCAGGAGGAGCTGGAGAGGAAGAAGAAGCAGGACCTCGATGACCAGGAGCGCAGTGCCAAGTTCATAGAGGAGCAGGTCCGCCGAGGCCAAGGAGGCAGGGAGCCAGAG GAAGCACCGGTTTTCACTGAGTTGAAACGAGAAAGTGAAGAAGAGAAAA TTACCTTCAATCTGGCCAAGGGCTCCTGTTCCTCTGCGGATGGCCCATCTAAAGCCAG TGTGGCCCTGGGTCCCAGTGCCCTTAAGGCAGCAGGATCAGGGAAAAGGAAAGATGCGCCCTCCACCTCAGAAGccaaagagaagaagaagaaatcaGCCCTGGATGAGATCATGGAG ATGGAGGAGCAGAAGAAGAGGTCTGTGAGAGCGGACCACTGGCTGCACCCCGGCATCGTAATCAAAGTTGTTACCAAGAGACTGGGGGAGAAATACCACAAGAAGAAAGGAGTCATCAAG GAGGTGCAGGATAAATACACAGCCGTTGTGAAGATGATTGACTCAGGGGACAAACTGAAACTAGACCAGAGTCACCTGGAGACGGTCATCCCTGCACCAG GTAAACGGGTCCTGGTTCTGAACGGTGtgtacagagacacagaggcccTACTGGACTCCATAGACGAGAGAAAGTTCAGTGCCACCCTCACACTTGACTCG GGTcggatgaaagggaggagggtggaCGGGATTGCCTATGAGGATTTCTCTAAAATAGCCGGATCTATCATGACTTCTGTTACATGA
- the LOC139378621 gene encoding inter-alpha-trypsin inhibitor heavy chain H2-like isoform X2: MRRLALLLGLLALHQTHCFEFVVEGEWETETAIRGDDITVKSYKVESRITSRFCHTTVKSSVVNSGPNAQSIGFNVQIPKQAFITNFTMNVNGITFVGSVKEKTVARNLYAQARARGKAAGLVRANSQDMEIFKTEVHVPPGSKIEFELHYQEMMQRKLGFYEHSLYLQPGRLVPQFQVDVYIYEPSGIASVETLNTLGEHFSGMAKLTSSKDKAHVVFKPSLQQQRKCENCTTSAIDGIFTVKYDVLRDSNAGELHVSDGHFVHFFAPANLSPLPKNIVFVIDVSGSMWGVKMKQTVEAMQTILDDLTMDDYFSIVDFNHNVRCWSEELVPGSTIQVAEAKKYIQNIKPNGGTNINEALMRAVQMLVKASNQGMIDPRSVSMIMLVSDGDPTVGEIKLSAIQKNVKKVMREEFSLFSLGIGFDVDYDFLERIAMENRGVAQRIYTSHDASDQIRRFYSQVSSPLLRKITVQFPEDSVSDVTQNHFDKYFSGSELVVAGKVLPSESTTLNSFTTASADRLDLSLQTEADYLELDAALAQQQHAFTGFARQMWAHITVNQLLVERSLAPTAGHKRKITQRILTLAVEHQFVTPLTALLVESEEGKERLLADSPNDPKQGCCAGGSGMAALGGRTPVQMVHSIPPWVQRTTPAPPSHAERPLPDHITIVENDPHFIVHLPKNNMDICFNIDSEPGHILNLVSDPGAGVVVNGQLVGSKRVGVEEKEKVNTYFGTISVFYQPDGIRVSVSTDRIDLTHGRNNHSFTWGATTDITQDRVKVSIVKDSKVMVTVDDKITVMVLLHRVWKKHPTHVDFLGLYIPNNNQYSSQAHGLIGQFGQEPEVRVFNLHQGADPLKKEATMQVKGNKLVVTRGWQKDYRRDKKRGSDVFCWFIHNSGKGFIDGHYTNYIVPRLDSFLPLPL; encoded by the exons ATGAGACGCCTGGCTCTCCTCCTAGGCCTGCTGGCCCTACACCAAACCCACTGCTTTGAGTTTGTGGTCGAGGGCGAGTGGGAGACGGAAACG GCCATCCGGGGTGATGACATCACAGTTAAGAGCTACAAGGTGGAGAGCCGCATCACGTCGCGGTTCTGCCACACCACGGTCAAGAGCTCTGTGGTCAACTCTGGTCCAAATGCCCAGAGCATTGGCTTCAACGTCCAGATCCCCAAACAAGCCTTCATCACCAACTTCACCAT GAATGTGAATGGGATCACGTTTGTGGGCTCAGTGAAGGAGAAGACTGTGGCTAGGAACCTCTACGCTCAGGCTAGAGCCAGAGGGAAGGCCGCAGGCCTCGTCAG GGCTAACTCCCAGGACATGGAGATCTTTAAGACGGAGGTCCACGTGCCTCCCGGCAGTAAGATAGAGTTTGAGTTGCACTACCAGGAAATGATGCAGAGGAAGCTGGGCTTCTATGAACATTCACTATACCTGCAGCCTGGACGACTGGTGCCCCAGTTCCAG GTGGACGTGTATATCTATGAGCCCAGCGGCATCGCCTCTGTGGAGACACTCAACACCTTGGGAGAGCATTTCAGCGGCATGGCCAAACTCACCTCCTCGAAGGACAAGGCTCACGTGGTGTTCAAGCCCTCGCTCCAGCAGCAAAGGAAGTGCGAGAACTGCACCACCAGCGCTATCGATGGCATCTTTACCGTCAAATACGACGTCCTGAGAGACAGCAATGCCGGGGAACTACAT GTTTCTGACGGGCATTTTGTGCATTTCTTCGCCCCGGCCAACCTCTCCCCCCTTCCTAAAAACATTGTATTCGTCATTGATGTCAGTGGATCTATGTGGGGAGTCAAGATGAAGCAG actgtggAGGCTATGCAGACCATATTGGATGACCTGACCATGGATGACTACTTCAGCATAGTTGACTTCAACCACAACGTGCGCTGCTGGAGTGAGGAGCTGGTTCCAGGCAGCACCATACAGGTGGCTGAGGCCAAGAAATACATCCAGAACATCAAACCCAACggag GCACCAATATCAATGAGGCATTGATGAGGGCGGTGCAGATGCTGGTGAAGGCGTCCAATCAGGGCATGATTGACCCACGCTCTGTCTCCATGATCATGCTGGTGTCTGATGGAGACCCCACTGTTG GAGAGATCAAGCTCAGCGCCATCCAGAAGAATGTGAAGAAGGTCATGAGGGAGgagttctctctcttctcattggGCATCGGCTTCGATGTCGACTACGACTTCCTGGAACGCATCGCCATGGAGAATAGGGGCGTGGCCCAGAGGATCTACACCAGCCACGACGCCTCAGATCAGATACGG CGGTTCTACAGCCaggtctcgtctcctctcctgagGAAGATCACAGTTCAGTTCCCAGAGGACTCTGTCTCTGACGTCACACAGAACCACTTTGACAAGTACTTCAGTGGCTCAGAGCTGGTGGTGGCTGGGAAGGTGCTGCCCTCTGAGTCCACTACTCTTAACAGCTTCACCACTGCATCCGCT gATCGTCTGGACCTGTCCCTACAGACTGAAGCCGACTACCTGGAGCTAGACGCTGCGCTGGCCCAGCAGCAGCATGCCTTCACTGGCTTTGCCAGACAGATGTGGGCCCACATCACTGTCAACCAGCTACTGGtcgagag GTCCCTGGCCCCCACTGCTGGTCACAAGAGGAAGATCACACAGAGGATCCTGACCCTGGCTGTGGAGCACCAGTTTGTCACACCCCTCACTGCCCTACTGGTGGAGAGTGAGGAGGGCAAGGAGAGGTTGCTCGCTGACTCCCCTAATGACCCCAAACAGGGCTGCTGTGCAG gaggATCTGGTATGGCTGCTCTCGGAGGAAGGACTCCAGTGCAGATGGTTCACAGCATCCCCCCCTGGGTCCAGAGGACCACCCCTGCCCCCCCTAGCCACGCCGAGAGGCCCCTACCAGATCACATCACCATAG TGGAGAACGACCCTCACTTCATCGTCCACCTGCCTAAAAACAACATGGACATCTGCTTCAACATCGACTCAGAGCCTGGACACATCCTCAATCTGGTGTCAGACCCTGGTGCAG GCGTGGTGGTGAATGGCCAGTTGGTTGGCTCTAAGAGGGTcggggtggaggagaaggagaaggtgaACACGTACTTTGGCACCATATCAGTGTTCTACCAGCCTGACGGCATCAGAGTGTCAGTCAGCACCGACCGTATCGACCTGACTCACGGCAGGAACAACCACTCCTTCACCTGGGGAGCCACGACCGACATCACCCAGGACCG GGTGAAGGTTTCCATAGTGAAGGACTCCAAGGTGATGGTGACGGTGGATGACAAGATCACTGTGATGGTGCTGCTACATCGTGTGTGGAAGAAACACCCAACCCACGTGGACTTCCTGGGCCTCTATATCCCCAACAACAACCAGTACTCCTCTCAGGCCCACGGCCTTATAG gtcagttTGGCCAGGAGCCAGAGGTGAGGGTGTTTAACCTGCACCAGGGAGCTGACCCTCTGAAGAAGGAGGCCACCATGCAGGTGAAGGGCAACAAGCTGGTCGTCACCAG GGGCTGGCAGAAGGACTACAGGCGGGATAAGAAACGTGGATCTGACGTCTTCTGCTGGTTCATCCACAACAGTGGCAAAGGCTTCATCGACGGCCATTACACCAACTACATCGTCCCGCGACTCGACAGCTTCCTGCCGCTCCCGCTCTGA
- the LOC139378619 gene encoding ATP synthase subunit gamma, mitochondrial-like isoform X1, with translation MFARTSALVFLPQCGQVRNMATLKDITIRLKSIKNIQKITKSMKMVAAAKYARAERQLKPARVYGNGAVALYEKAEIKAPEGVANKHLLIGVSSDRGLCGAVHSNVAKAIKAKIATLTGEGKEVMVVNVGDKLRNILQRTHSNYLLLSCKEVGRKPPTFTDASIVATELLNMGFEFDQGAVIYNRFRSVISYKTDEKPIFSIDTVANSENMGIYDDIDADVLRNYQEFALVNIIYFGLKESTTSEQSARMTAMDSASKNASEMIDKLTLTFNRTRQAVITKELIEIISGAAALT, from the exons ATGTTCGCTAGGACTAGCGCGTTGGTTTTCCTCCCACAATG TGGGCAGGTCAGGAACATGGCTACCTTGAAGGACA TCACCATCCGTTTGAAGTCCATCAAGAACATCCAAAAGATCACCAAGTCCATGAAGATGGTGGCCGCTGCTAAGTATGCCCGCGCTGAGAGGCAGCTGAAGCCCGCCCGCGTCTATGGAAACGGCGCCGTGG CCCTGTACGAGAAGGCTGAGATCAAGGCCCCAGAGGGAGTGGCCAACAAGCACCTCTTGATCGGTGTGTCGTCTGACCGTGGTCTCTGTGGCGCCGTCCATTCCAACGTGGCCAAGGCCATCAAGGCCAAGATTGCTACCCTCACCGGCGAGGGCAAGGAGGTGATGGTAGTTAATGTGGGGGACAAGCTGAGGAACATCCTGCAGAG gacacATAGCAATTACCTGCTGCTCAGCTGCAAGGAGGTGGGCCGCAAGCCCCCCACCTTTACCGACGCTTCCATCGTCGCCACAGAGCTGCTCAACATGGGCTTCGAGTTTGACCAGGGTGCTGTCATCTACAACAGATTCAG GTCTGTGATCTCCTACAAGACTGACGAGAAGCCCATCTTCTCCATTGATACTGTTGCTAATTCAG AGAACATGGGCATCTATGATGACATTGATGCTGACGTGCTGAGGAACTACCAGGAGTTTGCCCTGGTCAACATCATCTACTTTGGCCTGAAGGAGTCCACAACCAGCGAGCAGAGTGCCAGGATGACCGCTATGGACAGCGCCAGCAAGAACGCCT CTGAGATGATTGACAAGCTGACCCTCACCTTCAACCGTACCAGGCAGGCTGTCATCACCAAGGAGCTCATTGAGATCATCTCTGGAGCTGCTGCCCT GACATAA